The following coding sequences are from one Haemophilus haemolyticus window:
- the rhlB gene encoding ATP-dependent RNA helicase RhlB produces the protein MQQDYLSQQRFSDLPLHPIVRDALAKKGFDFCTPIQALSLPISLNGRDVAGQAQTGTGKTMAFLTATFHHLLTHQDPNLEYPHPRALILAPTRELAVQISNDAEFLAKASGLKTALAYGGDGYDKQLQAIERGVDILIGTTGRVIDYVKQGVICLDEIQVVVLDEADRMFDLGFIRDIRYLLRKCPAPQARLTMLFSATLSYKVRELAFEDMNDPEYIEIEPEQKTGHRIKEELFYPSNQDKMALLLTLMEDEWPERCIVFANTKHRCEEIWGYLAADGHRVGLLTGDVAQKKRLSLLKQFTDGDLDILVATDVAARGLHISDVTHVFNYDLPDDREDYVHRIGRTGRAGESGVSISFACEEYAMNLPAIEEYIGHSIPVSQYETEALLELPKPYRLKRAVPPQGHTRHRSYHTK, from the coding sequence ATGCAACAAGATTATTTAAGCCAACAACGATTCTCCGATCTTCCTCTACATCCGATTGTGCGAGATGCTTTGGCAAAAAAAGGCTTTGATTTTTGTACCCCAATTCAGGCTTTATCCTTGCCTATCAGTTTAAATGGACGAGATGTCGCAGGACAAGCTCAAACTGGTACAGGCAAGACAATGGCTTTTTTAACAGCTACTTTTCACCATCTTTTAACTCACCAGGATCCTAATCTTGAATATCCTCATCCAAGAGCTTTGATTTTAGCACCTACACGAGAATTAGCGGTGCAGATTAGTAATGACGCAGAATTTCTTGCAAAAGCGAGTGGATTAAAGACCGCACTTGCCTATGGTGGCGATGGTTATGATAAACAGCTACAAGCGATTGAGCGTGGCGTCGATATTTTGATTGGTACGACGGGGCGAGTCATTGATTATGTTAAACAAGGTGTAATTTGTTTAGATGAAATCCAAGTTGTCGTGCTAGATGAAGCGGATCGAATGTTTGATCTTGGGTTTATCCGTGATATTCGTTATTTATTGCGTAAATGCCCCGCTCCGCAAGCGCGTTTAACGATGTTATTTTCAGCAACGCTTTCTTATAAAGTGCGTGAATTAGCATTTGAGGATATGAATGACCCTGAATATATTGAAATTGAACCAGAACAAAAAACAGGACATCGCATTAAAGAAGAACTTTTTTATCCATCTAATCAGGATAAAATGGCACTTCTCTTAACCTTAATGGAAGATGAATGGCCTGAGCGCTGTATTGTATTTGCGAATACGAAACATCGTTGTGAAGAAATTTGGGGTTATTTGGCGGCTGATGGGCATCGTGTTGGTTTACTGACTGGCGATGTAGCACAGAAAAAACGTTTATCGTTATTAAAACAATTTACCGACGGCGATTTAGATATTTTAGTAGCAACAGATGTGGCTGCTCGTGGCTTGCATATTTCTGATGTGACGCATGTTTTCAATTATGATTTACCCGATGATCGAGAAGATTATGTTCACCGAATCGGCCGCACTGGACGAGCAGGGGAAAGTGGCGTTTCGATTAGTTTTGCTTGCGAAGAATATGCGATGAATTTACCCGCTATTGAAGAATATATTGGCCATTCTATCCCAGTGAGCCAATATGAAACAGAAGCCTTGCTTGAACTGCCGAAACCATATCGGTTAAAACGTGCGGTGCCACCGCAAGGGCATACAAGACATCGTTCTTATCA
- the yacG gene encoding DNA gyrase inhibitor YacG yields MSDEIIEVPCPICQKSVPWTNESTFRPFCSKRCQLIDLGEWAAEEKAIPSDTADFAMDPNVSDEWSIK; encoded by the coding sequence ATGTCTGACGAAATTATTGAAGTACCTTGTCCGATTTGCCAAAAATCTGTGCCTTGGACAAATGAAAGTACTTTTCGACCTTTTTGTAGCAAACGTTGCCAGTTAATCGATCTTGGCGAGTGGGCAGCTGAAGAAAAAGCGATTCCAAGTGATACTGCAGATTTTGCAATGGATCCAAATGTGAGTGACGAATGGAGCATTAAATAG
- the coaE gene encoding dephospho-CoA kinase (Dephospho-CoA kinase (CoaE) performs the final step in coenzyme A biosynthesis.) — protein MTYIVGLTGGIGSGKTTIANLFADLGVPLVDADVVAREVVAKDSPLLSKIVEHFGSKILTEQGELNRAALRERVFNHDEDKLWLNNLLHPAIRERMKQQLAKQTAPYTLFVVPLLIENKLTALCDRILVVDVSPQTQLARSAQRDNNNFEQIQRIINSQVSQQERLKWADDVINNDADLAQNLPHLQQKVLELHQFYLQQAENKNV, from the coding sequence TGGTAGTGGTAAAACAACGATTGCTAATTTATTTGCCGATCTTGGCGTACCTCTAGTAGATGCGGATGTGGTTGCTAGAGAGGTCGTCGCGAAAGATTCCCCCTTATTGTCAAAAATTGTTGAACATTTTGGATCTAAAATTTTAACGGAACAAGGCGAGCTTAATCGTGCGGCTTTACGAGAGCGAGTGTTTAACCATGATGAAGATAAATTGTGGTTAAATAACCTTCTACATCCCGCTATTCGTGAACGAATGAAACAACAACTCGCTAAACAAACTGCGCCTTACACATTATTTGTCGTCCCTTTATTAATAGAAAATAAATTGACCGCACTTTGTGATCGTATTTTGGTGGTGGATGTGAGCCCACAAACTCAACTTGCTCGTTCAGCTCAACGAGATAACAATAATTTTGAACAAATTCAACGAATTATAAATTCTCAAGTTTCTCAACAAGAGCGTTTGAAATGGGCGGATGATGTGATTAACAATGATGCTGATCTGGCCCAAAACTTACCGCACTTGCAGCAAAAGGTGCTAGAATTGCACCAGTTTTATTTACAACAAGCGGAAAATAAAAATGTCTGA